A genomic stretch from Setaria italica strain Yugu1 chromosome VII, Setaria_italica_v2.0, whole genome shotgun sequence includes:
- the LOC101757238 gene encoding L-type lectin-domain containing receptor kinase IV.1 yields the protein MPLLVLLLFLGLGGLLPAATAADEQFVFDGFKGANLTLDGMATVTPDGLLLLTNATKQLKGHAFYPAPLRFHRTPNGTAMRSFSTAFVIGIIGAYEDLSSHGMAFVVAKSRNFTSALPGQFLGLVSSATNGNATNHLFAVEFDTILNSEFSDMSGNHVGIDVNGLNSVDADNAGYYDDATGAFRNMSLVSRKAMQVWVDFDGPTMQVNVSMAPLEVARPRKPLLSTTVNLSSVIDGDTAYVGFSSASGILFCRHYVLGWSFNMDGAAPALNISSLPTLPVTFPKPRSKTLEIVLPIASAALVFAVGAAVFAFLRRRRMYAEVKEEWEATFGPHRFSYKDLYHATDGFSDERLLGIGGFGRVYRGVLASKVEVAVKKVAHGSRQGMREFVAEVVSIGRLRHRNLVQLLGYCRRKGELLLVYDYMPNGSLDKYLYDRSKIPLSWGQRFRVIKGVASGLLYLHEDWEQVVVHRDIKASNVLLDKEMNGRLGDFGLARLYDHGTDPHTTHVVGTMGYMAPELGHTGKASKASDVFAFGAFMLEVACGRKPVVQDARDNRLVLVDWVLERWRAGVVTDTVDPRLAGDFVGSEASLVLRLGLLCSHPLPGARPGMRQVVQYLDGDVPLPELSPTYQGLNMLALMQDQGFDPYIMSFPMTSMGASTISDLSGGR from the coding sequence ATGCCGCTGCTCGTGCTGCTGCTCTtcctcggcctcggcgggcTCCtgcccgcggcgacggcggccgacgAGCAGTTCGTCTTCGACGGGTTCAAGGGCGCGAACCTCACCCTCGACGGGATGGCCACGGTGACGCCGGACGGGCTGCTCCTGCTCACCAACGCCACCAAGCAGCTCAAGGGCCACGCCTTCTACCCGGCGCCGCTGCGGTTCCACCGGACCCCCAACGGCACGGCGATGCGGTCCTTCTCCACGGCCTTCGTCATCGGCATCATCGGCGCGTACGAGGACCTCAGCAGCCACGGCATGGCGTTCGTGGTGGCCAAGAGCCGCAACTTCACATCCGCGCTGCCGGGCCAGTTCCTCGGCCTCGTCAGCTCCGCCACCAACGGCAACGCCACCAACCACCTCTTCGCGGTCGAGTTCGACACCATCCTCAACTCGGAGTTCAGCGACATGAGCGGCAACCACGTCGGGATCGACGTGAACGGGCTCAACTCCGTCGACGCCGACAACGCCGGCTACTACGACGACGCCACCGGCGCGTTCCGCAACATGAGCCTGGTGAGCCGCAAGGCGATGCAGGTGTGGGTGGACTTCGACGGCCCGACCATGCAGGTCAACGTCAGCATGGCGCCCCTGGAGGTGGCCCGGCCCAGGAAGCCCCTGCTCTCCACCACCGTTAACCTCTCCTCCGTCATCGACGGCGACACCGCGTACGTCGGCTTCTCGTCGGCGTCCGGCATCCTCTTCTGCCGGCACTACGTGCTCGGCTGGAGCTTCAACATGgacggcgccgccccggcgctCAACATCTCCTCCCTGCCCACCCTGCCGGTCACGTTCCCCAAGCCGCGGTCCAAGACGCTGGAGATCGTGCTGCCGATAGCGTCCGCGGCGCTCGTATTCGCGGTGGGCGCCGCCGTCTTCGCgttcctgcggcggcggcgcatgtACGCGGAGGTCAAGGAGGAGTGGGAGGCCACGTTCGGCCCGCACAGGTTCTCGTACAAGGATCTTTACCACGCCACCGACGGGTTCAGCGACGAGCGGCTGCTCGGCATCGGCGGCTTCGGGCGGGTGTACCGGGGCGTCCTGGCGTCCAAGGTGGAGGTCGCGGTGAAGAAGGTGGCACACGGGTCCAGGCAGGGGATGCGGGAGTTCGTGGCCGAGGTCGTCAGCATCGGCCGGCTCCGGCACCGCAACCTCGTGCAGCTGCTCGGCTACTGCCGGCGCAAGggcgagctcctcctcgtcTACGACTACATGCCCAACGGCAGCCTCGACAAGTACCTCTACGACCGGAGCAAGATCCCCCTGAGCTGGGGGCAAAGATTCCGCGTCATCAAGGGCGTCGCGTCCGGCCTGCTCTACCTCCACGAGGACTGGGAGCAGGTGGTGGTGCACCGCGACATCAAGGCCAGCAACGTGCTTCTGGACAAGGAGATGAACGGCCGGCTGGGCGACTTCGGGCTGGCGCGGCTGTACGACCACGGCACCGACCCGCACACGACGCACGTGGTGGGCACCATGGGGTACATGGCGCCGGAGCTGGGGCACACGGGGAAGGCCTCCAAGGCGTCGGACGTGTTCGCATTCGGGGCCTTCATGCTGGAGGTGGCGTGCGGGCGGAAGCCCGTGGTGCAGGACGCGCGCGACAACCGGCTGGTGCTGGTGGACTGGGTGCTGGAGCGGTGGCGCGCCGGGGTCGTCACGGACACGGTGGACCCGCGCCTGGCCGGCGACTTCGTCGGGAGCGAGGCGAGCCTGGTGCTGAGGCTGGGGCTGCTGTGCTCGCACCCGCTGcccggcgcgcggccggggatgcGGCAGGTGGTGCAGTACCTGGACGGCGACGTGCCGCTGCCGGAGCTGTCGCCAACGTACCAGGGCCTCAACATGCTCGCGCTCATGCAGGACCAGGGATTCGACCCCTACATCATGTCGTTCCCGATGACATCGATGGGCGCCAGCACCATCTCTGACCTCTCCGGAGGGAGATGA